One window from the genome of Pantoea cypripedii encodes:
- the birA gene encoding bifunctional biotin--[acetyl-CoA-carboxylase] ligase/biotin operon repressor BirA codes for MKDHSVPLKLVALLADGEFHSGEQLGEVLGMSRAAINKHVQTLKGWGLDVYTVTGKGYSLPAPIQLLNEEDILSRLDQPNLSVIPVIDSTNQYLLERMDKLVSGDACIAEYQQAGRGRRGRQWFSPFGANLYMSMYWRLEQGPAAAMGLSLVIGIVMAEVIQSLGANDVRVKWPNDLYLHDRKLAGILVELTGKTGDAAQIVIGAGINLAMRSEGASQINQGWINLQEAGIDIDRNQLAATLINRLRETLPLFERDGLAPFIERWDALDNFINRPVKLLIGDREVHGIARGVDKQGGLLLEQDGETKAWVGGEISLRPDNALPD; via the coding sequence ATGAAAGACCACAGTGTACCGCTAAAATTAGTTGCTTTACTTGCGGATGGCGAATTTCATTCCGGGGAGCAACTGGGCGAAGTTCTGGGGATGAGCCGGGCAGCAATCAACAAGCATGTTCAAACACTGAAAGGCTGGGGACTGGATGTCTACACCGTCACGGGTAAAGGATACAGCCTGCCAGCTCCTATTCAGCTGCTGAATGAGGAAGACATTTTATCGCGTCTGGATCAGCCTAATCTATCCGTGATCCCAGTAATTGATTCAACGAACCAGTATCTGCTGGAACGGATGGATAAGCTGGTATCTGGTGATGCCTGTATTGCGGAGTATCAGCAGGCAGGACGTGGACGCCGTGGCAGACAATGGTTTTCGCCTTTTGGTGCCAACTTGTATATGTCGATGTATTGGCGTCTGGAGCAGGGGCCCGCCGCTGCGATGGGGTTGAGTTTGGTCATCGGTATCGTGATGGCGGAAGTAATTCAGTCCCTCGGAGCGAATGATGTCAGGGTTAAGTGGCCTAACGACCTCTATCTACATGATCGGAAGCTGGCTGGTATCCTGGTTGAGCTTACTGGCAAAACTGGCGATGCCGCCCAGATTGTTATTGGTGCTGGAATTAACCTTGCGATGCGTTCCGAAGGTGCATCACAAATTAACCAGGGCTGGATTAATTTGCAGGAAGCGGGGATCGACATTGACCGTAATCAGCTGGCTGCAACATTGATTAATCGCTTACGCGAAACTTTACCGTTGTTTGAGCGTGATGGTCTTGCCCCCTTTATTGAACGTTGGGATGCGCTCGATAATTTCATTAATCGCCCGGTCAAATTACTAATTGGTGATCGCGAGGTTCATGGCATTGCACGTGGTGTTGATAAGCAAGGTGGTTTACTGCTGGAACAGGATGGTGAAACTAAGGCGTGGGTTGGTGGTGAGATTTCATTACGGCCAGATAACGCATTACCAGACTAA
- the coaA gene encoding type I pantothenate kinase has translation MSKKTTPLTTPYLQFNRQQWAALRDSVPMTLAEGEIARLRGINEDLSLEEVAEIYLPLSRLLNFYISSNLRRQAVLEQFLGTNAQKIPYIISIAGSVAVGKSTTARVLQALLSRWPEHRKVELITTDGFLHPNAVLKERGLMKKKGFPQSYDMHRLVNFVSDLKSGASQVTAPVYSHLIYDVIPDGDKVVQQPDILILEGLNVLQSGMDYPHDPHHVFVSDFVDFSIYVDAPEDLLESWYINRFLKFREGAFSDPDSYFHHYSQLPEQDAVNIARGLWKEINWMNLKENILPTRERASLIMTKSADHAVQHVRLRK, from the coding sequence ATGAGTAAAAAAACGACGCCACTTACAACACCCTATTTGCAGTTCAATCGTCAGCAATGGGCAGCTTTGCGTGACTCAGTGCCAATGACGCTGGCTGAGGGTGAAATTGCCCGATTACGCGGCATCAACGAAGACCTTTCGCTGGAAGAGGTTGCAGAGATTTATTTGCCGCTATCGCGCCTGTTAAATTTCTACATCAGTTCTAATCTGCGACGTCAGGCGGTACTTGAGCAATTTCTTGGGACTAATGCCCAAAAAATTCCCTATATCATCAGTATCGCGGGTAGCGTGGCAGTAGGTAAAAGTACCACTGCACGCGTGCTACAGGCATTACTCAGCCGATGGCCTGAGCATCGCAAAGTCGAGTTGATCACTACCGATGGCTTTCTTCATCCTAATGCGGTGTTAAAAGAACGTGGGTTGATGAAGAAGAAAGGCTTCCCGCAATCCTATGACATGCACCGACTGGTCAATTTTGTTTCTGACCTCAAATCCGGGGCCAGCCAGGTTACAGCGCCGGTTTACTCGCATCTGATTTATGATGTTATTCCGGATGGTGATAAAGTTGTGCAGCAGCCTGATATTCTGATTCTCGAAGGTTTAAACGTGCTACAAAGTGGCATGGATTATCCCCATGACCCCCATCACGTCTTTGTTTCAGATTTTGTCGACTTTTCCATATATGTCGATGCCCCTGAAGACCTCCTTGAAAGCTGGTATATCAATCGTTTTCTGAAATTCAGAGAAGGGGCATTCAGCGATCCTGATTCTTATTTCCACCATTATTCACAGCTACCGGAGCAAGACGCAGTGAATATTGCGCGCGGCCTATGGAAGGAAATTAACTGGATGAATTTAAAAGAAAATATATTACCAACGCGTGAGCGCGCAAGCCTGATAATGACCAAGTCAGCCGATCATGCCGTGCAACATGTTCGTTTAAGAAAATAA
- a CDS encoding GTP-binding protein, with the protein MAKEQFQRNKLHVNVGTIGHVDHGKTTLTAAITTVLAKTYGGQARAFDQIDNAPEEKARGITINTSHVEYETPTRHYAHVDCPGHADYVKNMITGAAQMDGA; encoded by the coding sequence ATGGCTAAAGAGCAATTTCAACGTAACAAACTGCACGTAAACGTGGGCACCATCGGTCACGTTGACCACGGTAAAACCACTCTGACTGCTGCGATCACCACCGTTCTGGCTAAAACCTACGGCGGCCAGGCTCGTGCATTTGACCAGATCGACAACGCGCCGGAAGAGAAGGCTCGTGGTATCACCATCAACACTTCACACGTTGAGTACGAAACCCCGACTCGCCACTACGCGCACGTTGACTGCCCGGGCCACGCCGACTACGTGAAAAACATGATCACCGGTGCTGCTCAGATGGACGGCGC
- the secE gene encoding preprotein translocase subunit SecE — translation MSANTEAQGSGRGLETVKWLAVAVLLVVAIVGNYYYRDVTLPLRALAVVVLIAVAGGVALLTTKGKATVAFAREARTEMRKVIWPTRQETLHTTLIVAAVTAVMSLILWGLDGILVRLVSFITGLRF, via the coding sequence ATGAGTGCGAATACCGAAGCTCAAGGGAGCGGACGCGGCCTGGAAACCGTAAAATGGCTGGCTGTTGCCGTATTACTGGTTGTCGCTATTGTTGGTAATTACTACTACCGCGATGTGACACTGCCGTTGCGTGCGCTGGCCGTAGTGGTTCTGATTGCAGTGGCAGGCGGCGTTGCGTTGCTGACCACGAAAGGCAAAGCGACAGTTGCGTTTGCGCGTGAAGCAAGAACCGAGATGCGTAAGGTCATTTGGCCGACTCGCCAGGAAACGCTGCACACCACGTTAATCGTTGCCGCGGTAACTGCCGTGATGTCACTGATTTTGTGGGGACTGGATGGTATTCTTGTCCGCCTTGTATCGTTTATCACTGGCCTGAGGTTCTGA
- the nusG gene encoding transcription termination/antitermination protein NusG yields the protein MSEAPKKRWYVVQAFSGFEGRVAQSLREHIKLHNMEELFGEVMVPTEEVVEIRGGQRRKSERKFFPGYVLVQMVMNDASWHLVRSVPRVMGFIGGTSDRPAPISDKEVDAIMNRLQQVGDKPRPKTLFEPGEMVRVNDGPFADFNGVVEEVDYEKSRLKVSVSIFGRATPVELDFSQVEKG from the coding sequence ATGTCTGAAGCTCCAAAAAAACGCTGGTACGTCGTGCAGGCGTTTTCCGGTTTCGAAGGCCGCGTAGCCCAGTCGCTGCGTGAGCACATCAAATTGCACAATATGGAAGAGTTGTTTGGCGAAGTCATGGTGCCGACTGAAGAAGTCGTGGAAATCCGTGGCGGCCAGCGTCGTAAAAGCGAGCGCAAATTCTTCCCGGGTTACGTACTGGTTCAGATGGTTATGAACGATGCCAGCTGGCATTTGGTGCGTAGCGTACCGCGTGTTATGGGCTTCATTGGTGGTACCTCCGACCGTCCAGCGCCGATCAGCGATAAAGAAGTGGATGCGATCATGAACCGCCTGCAGCAGGTGGGTGATAAACCACGTCCAAAAACTCTGTTCGAGCCAGGCGAGATGGTACGCGTCAACGACGGTCCATTTGCCGACTTCAACGGCGTGGTGGAAGAGGTGGATTACGAGAAAAGCCGCCTGAAAGTGTCTGTTTCCATCTTCGGTCGTGCAACACCTGTCGAGCTGGATTTCAGCCAGGTGGAAAAAGGCTAA
- the rplK gene encoding 50S ribosomal protein L11, whose protein sequence is MAKKVQAYVKLQVAAGMANPSPPVGPALGQQGVNIMEFCKAFNAKTESLEKGLPTPVVITVYSDRSFTFVTKTPPAAVLLKKAAGIKSGSGKPNKDKVGKVTRAQVREIAETKAADMTGADVEAMTRSIEGTARSMGLVVED, encoded by the coding sequence ATGGCTAAGAAAGTACAAGCCTACGTCAAGCTGCAGGTTGCAGCTGGTATGGCTAACCCGAGCCCACCGGTTGGTCCAGCTCTGGGTCAGCAGGGCGTTAACATCATGGAATTCTGTAAAGCGTTTAACGCGAAGACCGAATCTCTGGAAAAAGGTCTGCCGACTCCTGTTGTTATCACCGTATATAGCGACCGTTCTTTCACCTTCGTTACCAAAACACCTCCGGCTGCCGTACTGCTGAAAAAAGCAGCGGGCATCAAGTCTGGTTCTGGTAAGCCGAACAAAGACAAAGTCGGTAAAGTAACCCGTGCTCAGGTACGTGAAATCGCAGAAACCAAAGCTGCGGACATGACTGGTGCTGACGTAGAAGCGATGACTCGCTCTATCGAAGGTACTGCTCGTTCCATGGGCCTGGTAGTGGAGGACTAA
- the rplA gene encoding 50S ribosomal protein L1, which translates to MAKLTKRMRVIRDKVDVTKQYDINEAVALLKELATAKFVESVDVAVNLGIDARKSDQNVRGATVLPHGTGRSVRVAVFTQGANAEAAKAAGAELVGMEDLADQIKKGEMNFDVVIASPDAMRVVGQLGQVLGPRGLMPNPKVGTVTPNVAEAVKNAKAGQVRYRNDKNGIIHTTIGKVDFDADKLKENLESLLVALKKAKPAQAKGVYIKKVSLSTTMGAGVAIDQAGLNASAN; encoded by the coding sequence ATGGCTAAGCTGACCAAGCGCATGCGCGTGATCCGTGACAAAGTTGATGTGACCAAACAGTATGACATCAACGAAGCTGTTGCTCTGCTGAAAGAACTGGCTACCGCTAAGTTTGTAGAGAGCGTAGACGTTGCTGTTAACCTCGGCATCGATGCTCGTAAATCAGATCAGAACGTACGTGGTGCAACTGTACTGCCGCACGGTACTGGTCGTTCAGTACGCGTTGCCGTATTTACCCAGGGCGCAAACGCTGAAGCTGCTAAAGCAGCTGGCGCAGAGCTGGTAGGTATGGAAGATCTGGCTGATCAGATCAAGAAAGGCGAAATGAACTTTGACGTTGTTATTGCTTCTCCGGATGCAATGCGCGTTGTTGGCCAGCTCGGCCAGGTTCTGGGCCCGCGCGGTCTGATGCCGAACCCGAAAGTGGGTACTGTAACTCCGAACGTTGCTGAAGCAGTTAAAAATGCTAAAGCGGGTCAGGTTCGTTACCGTAACGACAAAAACGGCATCATTCACACCACCATCGGTAAAGTGGACTTCGACGCTGACAAACTGAAAGAAAACCTGGAATCTCTGCTGGTTGCGCTGAAAAAAGCAAAACCTGCTCAGGCGAAAGGCGTGTACATCAAGAAAGTTAGCCTGTCCACCACCATGGGCGCTGGCGTTGCCATCGACCAAGCTGGTCTGAACGCATCAGCAAACTAA
- the rplJ gene encoding 50S ribosomal protein L10, protein MALNLQDKQAIVAEVSEVAKGALSAVVADSRGVTVDKMTELRKAGREAGVYMRVVRNTLLRRVVEGTPFECLKDTFVGPTLIAYSMEHPGAAARLFKEFAKANAKFEVKAAAFEGELITAANIDRLATLPTYEEALARLMSTMKEAAAGKLVRTLAAVRDAKEAA, encoded by the coding sequence ATGGCATTAAATCTTCAAGACAAACAAGCGATTGTTGCTGAAGTCAGCGAAGTAGCCAAAGGCGCGCTGTCAGCGGTTGTTGCGGATTCCCGCGGCGTGACCGTTGATAAAATGACCGAACTGCGTAAAGCAGGTCGTGAAGCTGGCGTTTACATGCGTGTTGTTCGTAACACCCTGCTGCGCCGCGTCGTTGAAGGTACTCCTTTCGAGTGCCTGAAAGACACGTTTGTTGGTCCGACCCTGATTGCATACTCTATGGAACACCCGGGCGCTGCTGCTCGTCTGTTCAAAGAGTTCGCGAAAGCGAATGCAAAATTCGAGGTCAAAGCTGCAGCCTTTGAAGGTGAGCTGATCACGGCGGCCAATATTGACCGTCTGGCGACTCTGCCGACTTACGAAGAAGCACTGGCACGTCTGATGTCGACCATGAAAGAAGCCGCTGCTGGCAAACTGGTCCGCACTCTGGCTGCTGTTCGCGATGCAAAAGAAGCGGCTTAA
- the rplL gene encoding 50S ribosomal protein L7/L12 encodes MSITKDQILEAVAAMSVMEVVELVSAMEEKFGVSAAAAVAVAAGPAEAVEEKTEFDVVLKAAGANKVAVIKAVRTATGLGLKEAKDLVEATGVIKEGISKADAAALEAQLKEAGAEVEVK; translated from the coding sequence ATGTCTATCACTAAAGACCAAATTCTGGAAGCTGTTGCAGCTATGTCCGTAATGGAAGTAGTTGAGCTGGTTTCTGCTATGGAAGAAAAATTCGGCGTTTCTGCTGCTGCTGCTGTAGCTGTTGCTGCTGGCCCGGCTGAAGCTGTTGAAGAGAAAACTGAATTCGACGTCGTACTGAAAGCTGCTGGTGCTAACAAAGTTGCAGTAATCAAAGCCGTTCGTACCGCAACTGGTCTGGGCCTGAAAGAAGCCAAAGATCTGGTTGAAGCTACCGGCGTGATCAAAGAAGGCATCAGCAAAGCTGACGCAGCTGCACTTGAAGCACAGCTGAAAGAAGCTGGCGCTGAAGTTGAAGTTAAGTAA